The Eggerthella guodeyinii sequence CTCGTGCGCGAAGGCGATGCGCTCGAGCGGCTGGCGAAGGTGCGCAAGGTGGCGTTCGACAAGACCGGCACGCTCACCTACGGCCGCCCCGAAGTGGTGGCCGTCGGGACGATCGAGGGCTCGAAGGTGGACGAAGAGCAGCTGTATTCCCTGGTCGCCAGTGCGGAAAGCATGAGCGAGCACCCCCTCGGCAAAGCCGTCGTGCGCGGGTGGGAGCAGCGCGCGGCCGCCGCGCCGGGCGAGGCGGCAACCGCGGAGGCCTCCGAAGCCGCGGACGCGGCCTCCGCCGCACCCGCGCTCGCCCGCCCGTCGTCGTTCGACATGGTTCCCGGCCGCGGCGTGCGCGCCTCGGTTGCCGGCCGCGACGTCGCCGCCGGCAACCGCGAGATGCTAGCCGAGCTGGGCGTCGACGGAGCCGACGCGCTGCAGGCGGTGGCCCTCCCGTTCGCCGAGCAGGGCTGCACGGTGGTGCTCGCCGCCCTCGACGGCCAGGCCGCCGGATTCATCGCGCTGGCCGACACCGTGCGACCCACGGCCGAAGCCGCCGTGCGCGGCATCCGCACGCTGGGCGTCGAGCCGGTGCTGCTCACCGGCGACCATGCCCAGGCCGCGCGCCACATCGCCGCCCAGGCCGGCATCGTCGAGGTGGAGGCCGACTGCCTCCCCCAGAACAAGCTGGCCGCCGTCGAGCGCCTCGAGCGCGAAGGCGCGCCCGTGTGCATGGTGGGCGACGGCATCAACGACGCGCCCGCCCTCAAACGCGCCTCGGTGGGCATCGCCATGGGCGGCGCGGGCAGCGACATTGCCGTCGACGCCGCCGACATCGCGCTCGTGCGCGACGACATCGCCGCACTGCCCCACCTGCTGGCCATCTCGCAGCGCATGATGACCACCATCAAGCTGAACATGGGATTCTCGCTCGGGCTCAACTTCGTCGCCATCGCGCTGGCCATGACCGGCATCCTGAACCCCGTCGTGGGCGCGCTCGTGCACAACGCCGGCTCCGTCATCGTCATCGTGAATTCCGCGCTGCTGCTGAAGTGGAAGCACCGCGGCGGCTCCGCGGCGAGCGGCGACGCATCGCCCGCCTCGGCGCCCGGCGCGGCAACCGCCCTGCGCGACCTCGAGCCGGACGCGGAAGCGGCCTAGCGCTCAGCCGAAGAACGCCTCGACGCGTCTCGCCACCCGCGCGTCGTCGAGGCGTCCCCACCAGGACGCGCGGCCCCCTTCCACGAACAGCACGTGGTCGCAGCACGCGGCCACCAGCTCGGGATCGTGCGTGATCACCAGGCTCGTCACGCCGCGCGCCGCGAGGCCGTGCAGGTTGTTCGCCGTGTCCAGCATGTGCGCCCAATCCAGGCCGCTCGTGGGCTCGTCGAACACGCACACCTCGCGGCCGCTGGCCACGGCGCTGGCGATGGCCACGCGCTGCTTCTGGCCGCCGGACAGCGCCATCGGGTGCCGGTCGACGAGATCCGTCAAGCCGAGCCCGGCCAGAACGGCCTCGATCTCGGATTCGGCCGCCTCGCCGCGCAGCGGGCCCTCCGCCCGGTTGCGCAGCGACAGCGCCACCTCCTCGCGCACGCTCTCGGTGAACAGCTGGTGGTTCACATCCTGCATGACCAGGTAGCACAATCTTCGGCGTTGCGCGTTCGAGCACGCGCGCCCGTTCACGGACACCTCGCCGCGAGCGCGCTTCTCCAGACCGCACAGGCACCGCGCGAACGTCGACTTGCCCGCGCCGTTGTCGCCCAGCACGCCCACGATGGACCCGCGCGGAAACGAGAGCCCTTCCATGTCCACGTCCGGCGCGCCCGCCTTCTCGTAGCCGAAGCGCAGGGAACGCACCTCGAGCCCGGCCGGCTCGTCGTGCGCGGCCGACGCCCCGCCACATCCTGCGGGGGCGCGCTCGAAGCGCACGGGCCGCACCGAGCGCAGCCCGGCGGCATGCAGCTCGCCCTCGGACAGCGCGGCCATCTCGGACGCCGTCTTCTCCCAGGCCACGCGTCCGTCCTCCACGAGCACGAACCGATCGGCCACGTCCAGCAGGTAGCCCAGGCGATGCTCCGCCACCACCACCGTGCGCCCCTCGGCCTTCCACTGCGCCACGATGGACGCCAGCATGCGGATGGAGGCCACGTCCAGGTTCGACGCCGGCTCGTCCAGAACGAGGAGCTGCGGGTCGTGGGCCGACACGCTCGCGCAGGCGATCTTCTGCTTCTCGCCCCCAGAGAGCTTGAACAGGTTGCGGTCGAGCAGGTCCTCCAGCCCGAAACGCACGACGACGCCGGCCATCGCCGCGTCGATGAGCGTCGGGGCCCACCCCATGTTCTCGCACCCGAAGGCCAGCTCGCTCGTGGTGTCCACGTTGAAGAACTGGCTGCGCGGGTTCTGGAACACGCTGCCCACGACGGTTGCCAGGCGCGTGATGGGCTCGACGGACGGATCGACGCCCAGCACGTCCGCGCGCCCCCACAGATCGCCCTCGTAGAATTGCGGGATCAACCCGTTCAGCAGGCGCGTGACCGTGGTCTTGCCGCAGCCCGAGCGCCCGCACAACACCACCACCTCGCCCGCCGGAACCTCGAGCTCCAGGTCGTCGAGCGCATAACCCGCAGACGCACCCTTGTGCCGAAACGACACGTGCGTCGCCGAAACGGCCGCGGCCGATCCGTTCGCTACCATCCCATCAGCCCCTTCGCCGCCGTCGTCGCCGCGCACGCCAAGAACACGGTCGCCAGCGCCGCATCCGCCGCCCCGAACCCGATGCGGCAGCGGCTCGTCCGCACGGCCTCGCCGCCCAGGCCGCGCGTGACCGAGGCCGCCGACAGCTCGTCCCCTATCTTCACCATGCCCGCCACCAGCGGCACGAGCCGATACTCCACGAGGGCCACCGGCCCGCTCCGCCAACCCACGCCGCGCAGGCGCATGGCATCGCGGATGGAGCGGTATTCCTCCAGCACCGTGGGAAAGAACCGGAACACCACCGCGAACGGGATGATCACGCGCTGCGGCAGGCGCACCCGCTCCATCGCCGCCACGAACTCGCTCACCTTCGTCGTGGCGAACAGGTAGTAGGCGAACATGGTGCCCGGCATGAGCTGCAGCACGAGCGCCGACAGGAACCGCAGCGTCACGGCGGCGGCGCTCGTGGACCCGAGGGCGTCCAGCAGGCCGCGCTCGTTCATCTGCTCCAACAGGGCCGCAGCCGCGAAGACCGCCGCGAACCCGATGCCCGCCGCGCGACGCCCCGCCGCGATCAGCAGGGCCACCACGATGCCCGCCACGAGGAACTTGAGCACGAAGCCGGCCGCATCGAACCCCGAGCACAGGAGCGTCACGTTCGCGCACACGAGCATGAGCACCTTCGTGCGCGGGTCGAGCCGCAAGGCCCTGCGCGCCTCCGATGCGCGCGCAAGGCCCTCCGAAGCGACGAGCGCGACGGCCTTCATCACGCGATCCCCGCGCGCTCGAAGTGCTTCTTCAGCACCGCGCGGCCGACGAGCGCGCCCACGACGGCGCAGGCCACGATGCCGATCACCACCACAGCCAGCATGCCGCCCGAAAGCAGGCCCAGCATCTCGTTCACGTACGCGTCGCCCTGCGAGGAGCGGAACGGCTCGAAGTACGCCTGCCCCAAGATCCACATGGGCAGCATGGTGCCCACCACCCACAGGCTGAACGCAGCGTGCGCGGCCACGGCGCACCGGGTGCTCTTGTACGCCCCGGCGCGCAGGATCAAGTCGGCGATCAGCCCGAACACGATGCCGAAGCCCAGCCCGATGGGCCCGTAGCCCATCAGGAACGCCAGCAGGCCCAGCAGCGCCCCCATGATGGTGACCATGCCGAACGAACGCACCTTCGTGTAGAACAGCATCTGCGGGATGCCCGACACCAGCGCGAGCGGCAGCGGAAACAGAAACGCCATGACGGGCACGAACCCCAAGCACCCGCACGCGAAGAAGATGATGAAATAGATGACCGAGAACACCGCCACCGTCACGAGGTCGCGCACCCCGATGCCCGCTTTCTGCTCGATCTCGCGCTTCGCGCCCCGAGGTGCGCCCTTCGTCGTTTGAACCTGCGCCATACAAAACCTTCTTTCTCCGATGCTTCCAACAAGGGCAGGGCCCATCGCCCCGCCCGCCTTCCGACCCGTCCCGTCAGCTGGCTAGGCCGCGCCCACCTTCCAGCCGAGGGCTTTCTCGCGCATGCGCACGAAGTCCTCGTAGATGCCGCCTTCGGCCATGAGCTCGTCGTGCGTGCCGCGCTGCACGATGCGCCCGCCGTCGAGCACGAGGATCTGGTCGGCATGCCGCACGGTCTTCAACCGGTGCGCGATCATCACCACGGTCTTGCGCCGGGTCAGCTCCTCGATGGCGGCCTGCAGCTCGTCCTCGTTCTCCGGGTCCACGTTCGCCGTGGCCTCGTCCAACAGCACGATGGGCGCGTCCTTCAGCAGCGCTCGCGCGATGGAGATGCGCTGCTTCTCGCCGCCCGACACCGTCGCCCCGCCCTCGCCCAGCATCGTGGCGTAGCCCTCCGGCAGCGCCTCGACGAAGTCGTGGCAGCGCGCGGCCCGCGCCGCGGCCACCACCTGCTCGTGCGTGGCATCGGGACGGCCGAACTTGATGTTGTTCTCAATGGTGTCGTTGAACAGGTAGACGTCCTGGAACACCATGGCGAAGTGCGCCATGAGCTCGTCGAGCTTCCAGTCGCGCACGTCCTCGCCGCCCAGCGACACCGTGCCCGCGTCCACGTCCCAGAAGCGGGCCATGAGGTTCACGAGCGTGGTCTTGCCCGACCCGGACGGCCCCACGATGGCGCAGCTGGTGCGCTCGGGGATGCTCAGCGACACGTCGTCGATCACCGTGCGCTCGCCGTAGGAGAAG is a genomic window containing:
- a CDS encoding ABC transporter ATP-binding protein; translation: MVANGSAAAVSATHVSFRHKGASAGYALDDLELEVPAGEVVVLCGRSGCGKTTVTRLLNGLIPQFYEGDLWGRADVLGVDPSVEPITRLATVVGSVFQNPRSQFFNVDTTSELAFGCENMGWAPTLIDAAMAGVVVRFGLEDLLDRNLFKLSGGEKQKIACASVSAHDPQLLVLDEPASNLDVASIRMLASIVAQWKAEGRTVVVAEHRLGYLLDVADRFVLVEDGRVAWEKTASEMAALSEGELHAAGLRSVRPVRFERAPAGCGGASAAHDEPAGLEVRSLRFGYEKAGAPDVDMEGLSFPRGSIVGVLGDNGAGKSTFARCLCGLEKRARGEVSVNGRACSNAQRRRLCYLVMQDVNHQLFTESVREEVALSLRNRAEGPLRGEAAESEIEAVLAGLGLTDLVDRHPMALSGGQKQRVAIASAVASGREVCVFDEPTSGLDWAHMLDTANNLHGLAARGVTSLVITHDPELVAACCDHVLFVEGGRASWWGRLDDARVARRVEAFFG
- a CDS encoding heavy metal translocating P-type ATPase; this translates as MRAPLLERLEELLDRGGTKKDVALLAVSAVALGFSFFAPETLPFNPAWIAIVLCGAPIILGAVIGLVTEFDIKADVLVSLALIAAVAIGEDFAAGEVALIMQLGALLEDLTVAKARAGIERLVHLSPRTARIVRDGAETVVAAEDVQVGDVLRVLPGETVAVDGTVLEGRTSIDESVMTGESLPVDKAPGDEVKSGTVNQFGAFDMRAQRVGEDSSLARMIELVQSADAGKAKIVRLADRWATWIVVIALTAAAGTWLVTGEIIRAVTILVVFCPCALVLATPTAIMAAIGNVTKLGVLVREGDALERLAKVRKVAFDKTGTLTYGRPEVVAVGTIEGSKVDEEQLYSLVASAESMSEHPLGKAVVRGWEQRAAAAPGEAATAEASEAADAASAAPALARPSSFDMVPGRGVRASVAGRDVAAGNREMLAELGVDGADALQAVALPFAEQGCTVVLAALDGQAAGFIALADTVRPTAEAAVRGIRTLGVEPVLLTGDHAQAARHIAAQAGIVEVEADCLPQNKLAAVERLEREGAPVCMVGDGINDAPALKRASVGIAMGGAGSDIAVDAADIALVRDDIAALPHLLAISQRMMTTIKLNMGFSLGLNFVAIALAMTGILNPVVGALVHNAGSVIVIVNSALLLKWKHRGGSAASGDASPASAPGAATALRDLEPDAEAA
- a CDS encoding MptD family putative ECF transporter S component; the protein is MAQVQTTKGAPRGAKREIEQKAGIGVRDLVTVAVFSVIYFIIFFACGCLGFVPVMAFLFPLPLALVSGIPQMLFYTKVRSFGMVTIMGALLGLLAFLMGYGPIGLGFGIVFGLIADLILRAGAYKSTRCAVAAHAAFSLWVVGTMLPMWILGQAYFEPFRSSQGDAYVNEMLGLLSGGMLAVVVIGIVACAVVGALVGRAVLKKHFERAGIA
- a CDS encoding energy-coupling factor transporter transmembrane component T, which produces MKAVALVASEGLARASEARRALRLDPRTKVLMLVCANVTLLCSGFDAAGFVLKFLVAGIVVALLIAAGRRAAGIGFAAVFAAAALLEQMNERGLLDALGSTSAAAVTLRFLSALVLQLMPGTMFAYYLFATTKVSEFVAAMERVRLPQRVIIPFAVVFRFFPTVLEEYRSIRDAMRLRGVGWRSGPVALVEYRLVPLVAGMVKIGDELSAASVTRGLGGEAVRTSRCRIGFGAADAALATVFLACAATTAAKGLMGW